In the genome of Rhodamnia argentea isolate NSW1041297 chromosome 3, ASM2092103v1, whole genome shotgun sequence, one region contains:
- the LOC115748012 gene encoding RNA polymerase II transcriptional coactivator KELP produces the protein MDSDVERRIGTAVREVLEESDMNETTEYKVRKQASERLGMDLSQPKYKAIVRQVVQSFLEEQKAKEDQRANAVAEEVEAEEEEDEEEETGKKPSGEAEYTEDGDLIICKLSEKRKVTMQEFRGKPLVSIREYFKKGGKEFPTSKGISLTEEQWSILRKNLPAIEKAVKKMESSTM, from the exons ATGGACTCGGACGTCGAGCGGAGGATCGGGACGGCGGTGCGCGAGGTTCTGGAAGAGTCGGACATGAACGAGACCACCGAGTACAAGGTGCGGAAGCAGGCGTCGGAGAGGCTCGGCATGGACCTCTCTCAACCCAAGTACAAGGCCATTGTCAGGCAGGTCGTCCAGTCCTTCCTCGAGGAGCAGAAAGCGAAGGAGGATCAGCGAGCGAACGCGGTAGCGGAGGAAGTGGAAgcggaagaggaggaagacgaggaggaggagacagGGAAGAAGCCAAGCGGCGAAGCGGAGTATACTGAGGACGGTGACCTTATCATCTGCAAG TTATCAGAAAAGAGAAAGGTGACAATGCAAGAGTTTAGAGGCAAACCCCTTGTCTCAATTAGGGAGTATTTCAAGAAAGGCGGCAAGGAATTCCCTACTTCAAAAG GGATAAGCTTGACAGAGGAACAATGGTCTATCTTGAGAAAGAATTTACCTGCTATCGAGAAAGCTGTCAAGAAGATGGAGTCGAGCACCATGTGA
- the LOC115748011 gene encoding F-box protein SKIP8 produces MEIQPSFTTDYLASGPHFVAAVATALCLLLGCLLLTVVSSKSKKPSKQSVSLKPCDCACTCGSSVPNSDSAPMAVGATYVNGGGAAEVAAAAERQSGASMMEQLVPEITTHALSYLDYPSLCRLSMTNSLMRKAANDDNAWKALYHKDFTLEQNSVTPVNGWKAYYAATRAIVNINSKFFNVIRERALQSMSRLWHNADYVKCVHASGEIFSGYNAVIQSWQLAFNWEQGVDFQVRDVRVRVLTDMAWVTMKTFVDMDTGPFNVTNVFEFHNGQWYMVHHHSSVMLIDGDVDQQNIHG; encoded by the exons ATGGAGATACAGCCTAGCTTCACCACCGATTACCTCGCATCCGGTCCTCACTTCGTAGCCGCGGTCGCCACCGCTCTCTGCCTCCTCCTCGGCTGCCTCCTCCTCACTGTCGTCTCCTCGAAATCGAAGAAGCCCTCCAAGCAGTCGGTGAGCTTGAAGCCCTGCGACTGCGCGTGCACCTGCGGCTCGAGCGTGCCGAATTCGGATTCCGCCCCGATGGCTGTTGGAGCGACGTACGTGAACGGAGGTGGCGCAGCAGAGGTGGCTGCCGCGGCGGAGAGGCAGAGCGGGGCTTCAATGATGGAACAGCTCGTGCCAGAGATTACGACGCATGCACTGAGTTACCTCGATTACCCGAGCTTGTGCCGGCTTTCGATGACTAATTCCTTAATGCGGAAGGCGGCTAATGATGACAATGCCTGGAAAGCGCTCTATCATAAG GATTTTACGTTGGAACAAAATAGCGTGACACCAGTCAATGGGTGGAAAGCCTACTATGCGGCTACAAGGGCTATTGTGAATATTAATTCAAAATTCTTTAACGTCATTAGAGAAAGGGCCCTTCAATCAATGAGCCGCCTTTGGCACAATGCGGATTATGTCAAGTGTGTTCATGCTTCTGGGGAAATCTTTTCTGG GTATAATGCTGTGATACAAAGTTGGCAGCTTGCATTTAACTGGGAGCAAGGTGTTGACTTCCAGGTCCGCGACGTTCGTGTCCGAGTGCTGACAGACATGGCTTGGGTCACCATGAAAACTTTTGTTGACATGGATACCGGGCCTTTTAACGTGACTAATGTCTTTGAATTTCATAATGGACAGTGGTACATGGTACACCATCATAGCTCGGTGATGCTCATTGATGGAGACGTGGATCAACAAAACATTCATGGATAA